The Sorghum bicolor cultivar BTx623 chromosome 6, Sorghum_bicolor_NCBIv3, whole genome shotgun sequence genome contains the following window.
CAAAGGCAGAACAGGAAAAAAGAGCAGTTCCCCATCTTCAGTCTGTCATTTGTGTCAGCAATTTGTGCTCAAATTCCAACTGTCACCAGCAATTGCTCCAATTCCAACTCCTGCATGTGAATTCAGTGCAGATTGTGACATGAACAGTTGTGTAGCAACATTCAATAGCTATCTCATGTCAATTTTGAAAAATTGAGAGGTTCAAGGTTCAAATACCTCATCTAAGGTATTTGCTTCGTGTAAACTTTGGTCACAGGTTCCTTACGGACATAATCTGGATTGCCTTTCCTCCATCCATGAACTCTGGAATCATATTCTGTTGAGTACTCCAGTTCTGATAGGGTAAGACTCTTCTCTGCCAATTGCCTTCAAAATTATGCAGGCATGTATCAACACCATCTCATGCCAAATCCATTGTACGAACCCAGAAGTTTGAGATGATGATGCACAAGGCATTATTTTGACCAGTATTTGTAcagaagagaaaaaaatatgtaCAAAAAAGAGACTACCAAGAGACAGGGGGCATACCAGGTAACTATTGCATTTGTACATACAGAAGAGAAAACCAAGAAAATAAACCCAAAAATGAAACAAAATTACCTGCCTTGAGCTGAACTTTTTTTAGATTGAGTGATACACAGGGCATTTGTCATCTTTCAACCTGACTTTGATTTAATATCAAATAGTAAGAGAAAAAGACACTATCAGATAACACCTTGACAATGACCCCCTCGAATAGGATAGGACCATGGACAAACTAACCCAAATGAACCGTACTGAACATAGAACATAGAAATTAACACTAGTTTTTGTCTGCATTTGTACAAAAGAGGAAAACGACTATTCTGTACAAAAAAAGTACTACCAAAGACAGTGGGACACACTCTGTAACTCTTGCATCTGTACATAAGAGAACTTGAAAATAAACCTACCAATTGCAACAAAGTTACCTGCCTTGAGCtgaacttttttctttttttggatcTAGTGATACCTGACTTTGATTTAGTACAAAATACCAAGAGAAAAACACTCTCAGATAGCATTGTGGCAATATTCTTGTTGCATTATCATTAAATACAAGTTACATCCAAGTATAGATGTCAAATGAAAGAAGTACAAATAGAAGGTTAGAAGTAAAGCTTAACCCTAAGAGCAGCACTACAAAAGTTTAACCCTAAGAGCAGCACTACAAGAGTGTAAGGCAGGCAATAAAAAGAAGAGGCAAGAACTGGGCTCATACATGGCAGCAGCTCCTTTGTGTCTGTACACATTTATTGATTGCTGCTGCTTCTGCATCTTGTCAGTCTCTTTGTTGTAACTTGGCCATTGGTCTTCCTTCTCATGTCTTTCTGGTTTTGGACACCATCTATCTAGGCTCCAGTCAGTGGTGATATGCTCAAAGGTGTGCTCAAAGGTGTTATCATTCATTGTCCTGAGCCCCATCCCCTTGGTGTCACCTCTCTGTGGCATTGGCTTTTCGGGGCACCATCTGTCACTCCACCAATCTGTGCTTCTCTCATTACGGATGTCGCCTgcccttgtgctgttcctgaaCTCCTCCTGCCTCCAGAAAGTGTCGTGTTTTCTTCTGTTGTCACAATGCTGTCCATGGCTCTTACCTCTGTTGTGGCTCCGGTGTGATCTATCTTTGTTTTTTGAATTGTCTGTCAATGTGTGCTGGTTGTCTTCCCTAGTCTTGGTGCGGCTGGTGTCATGGCTCGTTTGCCCAATATGTTCGTGGTGCCCCAAGCTGTGGTAATCTTCTCTGCAGGCCTTTCTCCTAATGAAACAAGCAGCTCAGACAACAAACATATTACCAATATGAATGAACGGAAACATCAACAAAGGAGGAGTGCCTTACCTTTTGCTATAGTCATGATCCTTAGATTTCTTATACTTTACACTCTGCTCCTCTTCCTTGTTCTCAACTTTGTCCTTATGCTTTACACTCTGCTCCTCTTCCTTGTTCTCAATTCTGTTCTTATGCTTTACACTCTGCTCCTCATTCTCAACTTTGTCCCGGTTTCGCTTCCTTAACACTTTTGACCCCATCTGCATCAGATCCAAAGGTTATATATGAATTCGAACAATCAAATCAAATACCTCATCCACACCAGATCAAAAGGTTATATAgtaattaagtcaatcaatcaAATCAATGTTTATAAAAGCTGGATGACGAAAGTATTCTCAACCTCCGGCTGTTAAGCAAGAGGCATGACCCTCGAATGCAGAACATGAATACATGACTAGAATTCAGTAGCAAGCAACTGATGTTGTTATCGACATTGGTGACGACGACAAACAACAATCTCCTATCCAAGAAAATATGAACATACATAGAGTGAATGACATGACCCTGTTTTTTCCCTAAAAGGAAACTACTACTTGAAGAAGACATTGCGTTGCATTTTTTTCTGTTTCCATCCATGAAAATAAGAACAGTATGATGGCAAAATAAGG
Protein-coding sequences here:
- the LOC110436200 gene encoding probable serine/threonine-protein kinase DDB_G0267686 isoform X1, whose protein sequence is MGSKVLRKRNRDKVENEEQSVKHKNRIENKEEEQSVKHKDKVENKEEEQSVKYKKSKDHDYSKRRKACREDYHSLGHHEHIGQTSHDTSRTKTREDNQHTLTDNSKNKDRSHRSHNRGKSHGQHCDNRRKHDTFWRQEEFRNSTRAGDIRNERSTDWWSDRWCPEKPMPQRGDTKGMGLRTMNDNTFEHTFEHITTDWSLDRWCPKPERHEKEDQWPSYNKETDKMQKQQQSINVYRHKGAAAMQLAEKSLTLSELEYSTEYDSRVHGWRKGNPDYVRKEPVTKVYTKQIP
- the LOC110436200 gene encoding probable serine/threonine-protein kinase DDB_G0267686 isoform X2, whose amino-acid sequence is MGSKVLRKRNRDKVENEEQSVKHKNRIENKEEEQSVKHKDKVENKEEEQSVKYKKSKDHDYSKRRKACREDYHSLGHHEHIGQTSHDTSRTKTREDNQHTLTDNSKNKDRSHRSHNRGKSHGQHCDNRRKHDTFWRQEEFRNSTRAGDIRNERSTDWWSDRWCPEKPMPQRGDTKGMGLRTMNDNTFEHTFEHITTDWSLDRWCPKPERHEKEDQWPSYNKETDKMQKQQQSINVYRHKGAAAMLKDDKCPVYHSI
- the LOC110436200 gene encoding probable serine/threonine-protein kinase DDB_G0267686 isoform X3, which gives rise to MGSKVLRKRNRDKVENEEQSVKHKNRIENKEEEQSVKHKDKVENKEEEQSVKYKKSKDHDYSKRRKACREDYHSLGHHEHIGQTSHDTSRTKTREDNQHTLTDNSKNKDRSHRSHNRGKSHGQHCDNRRKHDTFWRQEEFRNSTRAGDIRNERSTDWWSDRWCPEKPMPQRGDTKGMGLRTMNDNTFEHTFEHITTDWSLDRWCPKPERHEKEDQWPSYNKETDKMQKQQQSINVYRHKGAAAIQVER